CGAGagacttttcttttattgtgtTTGTTATTATTAGATTTAGTATTTAGAATCTAGAtataaatactttatttttattttattaaaatttattatttaaaatttaaaatttaaagtttaatatttaattttaatatttaaaattagttaaatattagcagaaataataaatttaattgatcactttaatattaataatatgcaAACTAAAAACAATATTTGATAGTGATACTTACAAAATTACGGGCCGTCGGCCGTCCCATGACTCACGTGCCTCTTAAGGTTAATATTCGATCATTAATGATAGTGATACCCATACTTATCTAGTCGTCTATAAAATGATGGTTGATACTTGATAGTTGTCTTATTAATACATGGGAATGTCTATGGTGGAGAAACTTGTATCTTGTCTTTTAAGAACTGCGtagaaatattttaattgtgtgGTGGAAGTTGGTTTCGTATATAAAATATTGTTTGTTGTTACATGTGATCtataaattaatgtaattgTAAACTGGTATAGAGCGATTCAGTTGAACTAGTAAATTTAATATTGGTTAGATTAGAATATTGATAAATGGGATTAAAAGTTTATTGGATTTTAGTAGACGTTTTTTTATAACAGGCCCTTTTAACAGAAAgtattcaattatatttttattggctTAAactattgtaaaaaaaaattatttgatctatttttttaattttctgtttttattggATGATTAAATGGTAGTTGTTTGAAGTATATATTTATTCATTgacaaaaaagcatatttttattcaagtaaaaaaaagaaatatatatttataattaagaataaagaaaatttcagtaaaaaaaaaaagagtagtaaaaaaattctatgtccaaaaaaaatagaaaaatatttttttaattcatttgttattttaataataaccGTGAAGTTACAAATGTATTATCCTTTTTTCAAATGAAAAAATGAGGTTACTATTTAAGAAAAATTGAATGATTAGAATAGATCAATAAAACCAATTTTCGTCACCGTAAATAGTTCTTTGTGCTTTAATTCTCGCGTAAATAAAGAATGAAGTAACActgaataataaattattaattaattttatttcgaaacaaaatactaattgtaagaagaaaattaatttttttaaaatctgaattAAAAACCGCTCTAAATATATTAGCTAAATAGATagatatacaaaataaaaaaaataatgatcatattctaataaaataacaattctttataaaaattaaatatacgtCTTTGAATTAGGACTTAGAATTAcggtttttaattttgattttttagagTCATTATTATTAAGTCCAcaacctattattattattattattattattattattattattattaataataataataataataataattttgataatcaaaataatactaatactaattataacaataataatgataatagagatattataataataacaataaccaTAATATCATAATAATGACACTAATAGCTAGAAACAATAACAACAGTAAGAAgtgaaataataattataacaataataaaaaaatagtatatataatagactaaaaaaaaaagaccaaTATAAAAGCAATGGTTATTGCAAGAAGGATAATATTAGATGACTATAAGGTTAacttatatattcaaatttgttCTAATTACTATAGTTTAATATTTACAAATTGATGAGATAATATTCAATTTGATCCTGAATTTATATGCGAACTTTAATTTAGTTCCTAAAATTTCAATTGCTTTTATTTAGTTTTCAAACTTTGTAAATATAATTCATGTTAGTCCTTGAAACAATTTTCAACGTACAAACCTTCACAGAACACTGTTGTAGACAGCCAGATGCCACACTAAACTTTATAAAATgatgttattttagttttggcATTTAAATAACCCAAAAACATCATAAAtggtatttattaaaattttacctaATAAAATAAGTGATACGACGCCGTTTTTAAACTATTTGAATGTCAAAAccaaaattacattattttataAGTTTTAATGGGACATCTGATTTTATATGTATATCAGTGCTCCATTAATGTTTTCGTACTGAAAATCGTCTCAGAGACTAATGTGAGGCACATTTATAAAAATTGAggactatataaaaataattgaaatatcAAAGACTAAATTAAGATTTGAgtataaattcaattaatctctatattttgaattttttatttattgtttggTCCATCAAAGTCTAAATTATAGTTTTTTTCACCTAAGAAAGTTTCTTAATTCATTCATTCTTTTGTACCttgagaataaaataacaattaattaacaattgtTTTGAAACAGTAGAACACATAAAAgagtaaacaaataaatttttaattcttccAATGTCTTTTAACTATTCAATATGCTAAAaagtttatatataatattcttaACAAGTGTTCTAGCTAAcaagattgataaaataaaaatagttacaAAGTTAACCTTTCTAGTTTCTAAGAAGGAGGGTTATAgataagattaatttataataaattattattttaatctaatttttttttgataaaattgttttttaataaaaaatttaaaacattaataaacaaaataataaaataatagaaaaaatgagcAAAATAAAGATTTATAATCATATTTActttaaaattcatatttcaaaaaatccaaagtATTAATatcttgtatttttattttctcattttattaGACTATTATAAACATTAATTATTCTCTACCACGAAAATCcattaaaaacaataaacattaaacagaattaaaaaaatcctaaaaatatgtaataatttttatcaaatgtatattaaaattggaaataaactatttataaataaataaaaattattattgaaagtTGAATatgtagataaaaaaaataaattataacttttaaaaaatatttctaatatttGATACACAAATAGTAAAAATCATGTATATATATGGTTATGTCACTAACTACTAATATGAAGTATATAATACATATaatgatataaatataaaaaattaaaaataaaatctttaaatTCAATATGAAAATTGGAATGAAATTTTGggctttttatttaaataattttttatttatctatattgagataaaaaaatttattaatttgtgtATCTCATCTTTGCAATAAAAGACGGCAAAAACTATATTTGTATAGTGTTTGGTGACTGTTGTATGATGAAACGAGGTGTGTTTAATGCCTAATTATCCGTGCTTATAAAGTGGTATTTTCTTATCATAGCAAttcacattttaaaatattattgattcgttgtaaataaataaaaaaattaagaaattaataattttcatACTATTGGATATGAATTAGTAACAATTAAATTTGTGGGCAATTTACCCAAATAAATAAATGGGGTAAAAGCTTTACTCAAATACACAAAAACAGATATCCCTTACGTGATTGTGCATTTTCACACTTCTATGGAAACCGTGGGAAGCTACCACGGTTTCTGATTTTAACATAAATCGTGGCAGTTAGCAACGGATTATGGGATTTGTGGTTTGTGTGTAAACCGTGGCAAGTTTCAACGGTTTACAAAGAGAGAAAGCTAAGCATAAACCGTGACAAGCTCCCATAGTTTATGAAGAGTGCGAAGTGAACGTAAACCGCTATGGGTTACCACGGTTTACGTGTGAGTGTCTATAAATACATAATCCGCTGAAACTTCTCACGGATCATTTGTGACACAAAGCAAAATTTGGGGGTTGTTGGTTTGAGAGAATCTGTGGAAAATAAAGAAGGTTGGAAAGAGATTTGGTTGGTGGAGCATGGAAGATGAAGATCGCTTGTACCGACTAAATGGCGTCGCTCACGTGGTTGGATACATCGACGCCGAggttagttattattattattattattattattattattactatttatataaatattgatatttttatggttattgttagtaaaattatttttttacatttaatttttgttgttattgtgtGTGCATAGTATTAGtagtgttattgttattatcattattgTTGTCCTCGTTTCTGATAATGGTAGTTATTATTGTTACTCTTAGATTTTGTTAGAATTGGACCGCTTATTATTATAATCACTGTTATTGCTATAATTAGGGAATTAAGAAAAACAATGTGAGgcttgtaataattttttataaattacgtCTGATGTTATTAGTAATGATCGTATGTTGAGGGATTTTGTTGCCCACATTTTGCAGCCTGCTAAGGTGATTAGCGGCGTTAGGAGACAACAGAATATGCCCTTACACGACCGGATTATACCCTACCTGGAGACGGCGGGCTTGTATCATTTGGCTAGGCTGAACAGCTAGTGGTTCTAGGTTAATGAGCCTCTCCTTAGCGCATTTATTGAGCAGTGGCGTCCTGAGACGCACACCTTCCATATGCCCTTTGGTGAGTGCAGTATTACTTTGCAAGATGTGGCATATCAACTGGGTTTGCCAATCGATGGTGAGCCCGTCAGCGGGTGCCTGACTGAGTTTGAGAATCTGATGGAGCAGGGTAGACCAGCATGGGTATGGTTCCGCGAGTTGTTTGGGGAGTTACCTCCACAGAATAAAGTCAAGCAGATGACAGTGTGCTACACATGGTTCCATGAGAGGTTCCGGGTTCTCCCAGCAGATGCTACTGATGAGACCGTGCGTATATACGCACGTGCTTATATTATGATGCTATTGTCGTCTCAGCTGTTTGCAGAGAAAAATGCAAAACGGATCCACCTTCGTTGGTTGCCTTATTTGGCATCGTTGGACGACTTGGGCAGATATAGCTGGGGTTCGGCTGCACTGGCCTGGTTGTATAGATGTCTTTGTCGTGGGACGAACAAAAACATTGTTAACTTGGCCGGGCCGCTACAGCTTCTACAgtcttggattttctggaggttTCCCACGTTGAGGCCTAGTGGGTTTGATGTATTCGGGTTTCCTCTTGCCTCCAGGTAcgatttattattttcggttcaCAAGTTGTTCAACATCATGTGTTATTTCTAGTTATGACatgatttcaattaaaattgtaGGTGGACTACGTTTCTGCCGAGGAACGATCATGGGGATCAAAGATTAGTGTCTGCACGCCTTTCCTTGGATCGATTGCGTGTCCACGATGTGAGTCANNNNNNNNNNNNNNNNNNNNNNNNNNNNNNNNNNNNNNNNNNNNNNNNNNNNNNNNNNNNNNNNNNNNNNNNNNNNNNNNNNNNNNNNNNNNNNNNNNNNNNNNNNNNNNNNNNNNNNNNNNNNNNNNNNNNNNNNNNNNNNNNNNNNNNNNNNNNNNNNNNNNNNNNNNNNNNNNNNNNNNNNNNNNNNNNNNNNNNNNNNNNNNNNNNNNNNNNNNNNNNNNNNNNNNNNNNNNNNNNNNNNNNNNNNNNNNNNNNNNNNNNNNNNNNNNNNNNNNNNNNNNNNNNNNNNNNNNNNNNNNNNNNNNNNNNNNNNNNNNNNNNNNNNNNNNNNNNNNNNNNNNNNNNNNNNNNNNNNNNNNNNNNNNNNNNNNNNNNNNNNNNNNNNNNNNNNNNNNNNNNNNNNNNNNNNNNNNNNNNNNNNNNNNNNNNNNNNNNNNNNNNNNNNNNNNNNNNNNNNNNNNNNNNNNNNNNNNNNNNNNNNNNNNNNNNNNNNNNNNNNNNNNNNNNNNNNNNNNNNNNNNNNNNNNNNNNNNNNNNNNNNNNNNNNNNNNNNNNNNNNNNNNNNNNNNNNNNNNNNNNNNNNNNNNNNNNNNNNNNNNNNNNNNNNNNNNNNNNNNNNNNNNNNNNNNNNNNNNNNNNNNNNNNNNNNNNNNNNNNNNNNNNNNNNNNNNNNNNNNNNNNNNNNNNNNNNNNNNNNNNNNNNNNNNNNNNNNNNNNNNNNNNNNNNNNNNNNNNNNNNNNNNNNNNNNNNNNNNNNNNNNNNNNNNNNNNNNNNNNNNNNNNNNNNNNNNNNNNNNNNNNNNNNNNNNNNNNNNNNNNNNNNNNNNNNNNNNNNNNNNNNNNNNNNNNNNNNNNNNNNNNNNNNNNNNNNNNNNNNNNNNNNNNNNNNNNNNNNNNNNNNNNNNNNNNNNNNNNNNNNNNNNNNNNNNNNNNNNNNNNNNNNNNNNNNNNNNNNNNNNNNNNNNNNNNNNNNNNNNNNNNNNNNNNNNNNNNNNNNNNNNNNNNNNNNNNNNNNNNNNNNNNNNNNNNNNNNNNNNNNNNNNNNNNNNNNNNNNNNNNNNNNNNNNNNNNNNNNNNNNNNNNNNNNNNNNNNNNNNNNNNNNNNNNNNNNNNNNNNNNNNNNNNNNNNNNNNNNNNNNNNNNNNNNNNNN
This portion of the Arachis duranensis cultivar V14167 chromosome 6, aradu.V14167.gnm2.J7QH, whole genome shotgun sequence genome encodes:
- the LOC107495116 gene encoding protein MAIN-LIKE 1-like; its protein translation is MEDEDRLYRLNGVAHVVGYIDAEPAKWRPETHTFHMPFGECSITLQDVAYQLGLPIDGEPVSGCLTEFENLMEQGRPAWVWFRELFGELPPQNKVKQMTVCYTWFHERFRVLPADATDETVRIYARAYIMMLLSSQLFAEKNAKRIHLRWLPYLASLDDLGRYSWGSAALAWLYRCLCRGTNKNIVNLAGPLQLLQSWIFWRFPTLRPSGFDVFGFPLASRWTTFLPRNDHGDQRLVSARLSLDRLRVHDTSSLDEST